One window of Artemia franciscana chromosome 16, ASM3288406v1, whole genome shotgun sequence genomic DNA carries:
- the LOC136036802 gene encoding zinc finger MYM-type protein 1-like, which produces MNHQCRAAALLAPFKQDRPDIRNTLDSERIKKIHQNRELFTSIAETVERGAENIPLRGHREDVKLDNQGPNVVAAENDGGDSLLQRLVETAPGNAKYTSKQIQNELIGTIGELIKSETVRKVNTARVWCLIADESTDRKTRELLVVACRYVYKSEKGYVIREDPVAIFDAFQTLSGLSEDEGTNTSQNFEERLDGKSLGRLLLSEITKFGLDMTKCIGQGYDKAASMSSLVNGAAGEIKRSYQLVDYFHCVSHATNLSCSKIVPVPILRNAQDVVRETISHVSSSAKRTRLLKKHLMSDNCRAETLIGLCTTRFVGRHESISRFWDSLSSIISTLNEMEGWLDREASSKAHLVRSCIEKPDMLIGLVYLNLFSSLLILLAESLQQKDGDLVRALELISSVKTTLEEMRTHAETEFHCLYTEVENMAKHIDVAMKVVQPRIASRSVYRTGVPNLDPKSHYRMAAFIPAMDAILLDFSLRYSSHFSHAAKLSSLIPTIVHCKNWDDLKEGYEKYKNLLSGTCTDLKIEFQIWKSYWSNVATAKPKTAISALNGCQEQIFPNIFVLLTILATLPVSTCEAERIFSKVNITCSALRSTTSEERLEELLFMQAYRNELPKNRRFKRKSEKYAVCFGVQDVYVKGNTPTDKLLKAECDKNILLFNLEELSCKKYLYSIYDLEDEVRYFT; this is translated from the exons ATGAATCACCAGTGTAGAGCTGCAGCACTTTTAGCTCCGTTCAAGCAAGACCGTCCAGATATCAGGAATACCTTGGACtctgaaagaataaaaaaaatacaccaaaaccGTGAACTATTTACAAGCATTGCGGAAACAGTTGAACGTGGAGCAGAGAATATACCCCTCCGTGGCCACCGGGAAGATGTTAAACTCGACAATCAGGGCCCTAATGTAGTCGCAGCAGAAAATGATG GGGGCGATTCGCTGCTTCAAAGGCTTGTAGAAACTGCACCTGGAAATGCAAAATACACTAGTAAGCAGATCCAAAATGAACTAATCGGAACGATTGGAGAACTTATAAAGTCCGAAACAGTCAGAAAAGTAAATACAGCAAGAGTTTGGTGTCTCATCGCTGACGAATCCACCGATAGAAAGACAAGAGAACTCCTGGTAGTAGCGTGTCGTTATGTTtacaaatcagaaaagggttacGTAATCCGAGAAGATCCTGTTGCCATATTCGACGCTTTTCAAACCTTATCGGGGCTCTCTGAAGATGAAGGGACCAACACCAGCCAAAACTTTGAAGAAAGGCTAGACGGCAAAAGCCTCGGCAGGCTACTTTTGAGTGAAATCACCAAATTTGGCTTAGACATGACAAAGTGCATCGGCCAAGGTTATGACAAAGCCGCTAGCATGTCAAGCTTGGTAAATGGGGCTGCTGGCGAAATAAAGCGGAGTTACCAACTTGTGGATTATTTTCACTGTGTAAGCCATGCCACTAATCTTTCATGCTCAAAGATAGTTCCTGTCCCAATTCTACGGAATGCACAAGATGTCGTACGAGAAACTATCTCTCATGTTAGCTCGAGTGCCAAACGAACAAGGCTTCTGAAGAAACATCTAATGTCAGACAACTGCAGAGCAGAGACCCTGATTGGTCTTTGTACCACAAGATTTGTAGGGAGGCATGAGTCAATAAGTCGGTTCTGGGATTCCTTGTCGTCTATTATTTCCACTCTGAATGAGATGGAAGGCTGGCTTGACCGAGAGGCCAGTAGTAAAGCACATCTAGTACGTTCTTGCATTGAGAAACCAGACATGTTGATCGGACTGGTCtacttgaatttgttttcatctCTACTGATACTATTGGCAGAATCACTTCAACAAAAGGACGGCGATCTTGTGAGAGCTTTAGAACTCATAAGCAGCGTCAAGACAACATTAGAGGAAATGCGAACCCATGCAGAAACTGAGTTCCACTGTCTCTATACGGAAGTCGAGAACATGGCAAAACACATCGATGTTGCCATGAAAGTCGTCCAGCCACGCATAGCCTCGCGCTCTGTATACCGAACGGGAGTACCGAATCTGGATCCAAAAAGCCACTATAGGATGGCGGCATTCATCCCAGCCATGGATGCCATTCTCCTTGATTTCTCGTTAAGATACAGCTCCCATTTTTCTCATGCGGCTAAACTTTCCTCACTAATTCCAACAATTGTCCATTGCAAGAATTGGGACGATCTGAAGGAAGGATACGAGAAGTACAAGAACCTTTTAAGTGGAACATGTACTGACTTGAAAATTGAATTCCAAATCTGGAAGAGCTACTGGTCGAACGTAGCAACGGCGAAGCCAAAAACGGCTATTTCGGCTCTCAACGGCTGTCAGGAGCAAATTTTCCCGAACATCTTTGTATTACTCACAATCCTTGCGACGCTTCCAGTTTCAACATGCGAGGCAGAAAGAATTTTCTCCAAGGTCAACATAACGTGTTCTGCACTCAGAAGCACAACGTCAGAGGAAAGATTAGAGGAGCTGTTGTTTATGCAAGCATACAGGAACGAACTGCCAAAAAACAGAAGAT